A window from Streptomyces sp. NBC_00299 encodes these proteins:
- a CDS encoding MerR family transcriptional regulator, which yields MRIGELARLTGVSERSLRYYEAQGLLRAERTPGGHRDYPEAAVDRVVRIQELFAAGLHSSRIAQLLPCMRDTDGGPSAIATPRLVEDLTAERHRIDRMIADLVRSRDTLDEVIEAARES from the coding sequence ATGCGAATCGGTGAGCTGGCCCGGCTTACGGGAGTGAGTGAGCGGTCGCTGCGCTACTACGAGGCCCAGGGGCTGCTGCGCGCCGAGCGCACCCCCGGCGGGCACCGCGACTATCCCGAGGCGGCCGTCGACCGGGTCGTCCGGATCCAGGAGCTGTTCGCCGCCGGACTGCACAGCAGCAGGATCGCGCAACTGCTGCCCTGTATGCGGGACACCGACGGCGGCCCCTCCGCGATCGCCACGCCCCGGCTGGTCGAGGACCTCACCGCCGAGCGCCACCGCATCGACCGCATGATCGCCGACCTGGTCCGATCCCGCGACACCCTGGACGAGGTGATCGAGGCGGCGCGGGAGAGCTGA
- a CDS encoding LCP family protein gives MPTPPRRSSAPSQRSPQPPRGGARRVAPVRRRRPRWAMRAVTTLSVVVLASAGIGHAVVTSLDAKIARVDPFKDMKNRPQAGNGMNVLLVGTDGRDRISDEERRRYRLGGAPCHCTDTIMIVHISADRERASVVSLPRDSYAEVPAGEGRKAHPIKINAAYAEGGPNLTVRTVEHMTHVKIDHYLEVDFTSFMKTVDVVGGVRICTAEPLKDSYTGLDLPAGTHRLMGGEALQYVRARHVDSDSDLGRVHRQQRFMAALIERATSSGILLNPMRFRDVTRAVLGSVRADKGFGTGELLDLGRAMRNFSPSSSEFTTVPIGQLAYEVKGLGSTVKWNTSQAERLFRALREDKPLAAQRPKRRAVPVEVAPQQIRVQVENGTATADLGKRVDAALATAGFRTTGRPVAAADRSVKRTVVAHDPGWDRSAKSLAAALPGSELRPVKGLGPTLKVIAGTDFRKVRKVRAEDPTQGQATVVRGDEAGCS, from the coding sequence ATGCCCACGCCGCCCCGCCGCTCTTCCGCCCCGTCGCAGCGCAGCCCGCAGCCGCCCCGTGGCGGGGCGCGGCGGGTCGCGCCCGTACGGCGGAGGCGGCCCCGGTGGGCCATGCGGGCGGTGACCACGCTGTCCGTCGTGGTCCTCGCGTCCGCCGGGATCGGGCACGCGGTGGTCACCAGCCTGGACGCGAAGATCGCGCGGGTGGACCCGTTCAAGGACATGAAGAACCGGCCTCAGGCCGGGAACGGGATGAACGTCCTGCTCGTCGGCACGGACGGCCGCGACCGCATCAGCGACGAGGAGCGGCGCAGGTACCGGCTCGGCGGCGCCCCCTGTCACTGCACCGACACGATCATGATCGTGCACATCTCGGCGGACCGGGAGCGGGCGAGCGTGGTGAGCCTGCCGCGCGACTCGTACGCCGAGGTGCCCGCGGGCGAGGGGCGCAAGGCCCATCCCATCAAGATCAACGCGGCGTACGCGGAGGGCGGGCCGAACCTCACCGTGCGCACGGTCGAGCACATGACCCATGTGAAGATCGACCACTATCTGGAGGTCGACTTCACCAGCTTCATGAAGACGGTGGACGTGGTCGGCGGTGTGCGGATCTGCACCGCCGAGCCGCTGAAGGACTCCTACACCGGGCTGGACCTGCCGGCCGGCACGCATCGGCTGATGGGCGGGGAGGCGTTGCAGTACGTCCGCGCGCGGCACGTCGACAGCGACTCCGACCTGGGCCGGGTGCACCGTCAGCAGCGGTTCATGGCGGCGCTGATCGAGCGGGCGACGTCGTCCGGGATCCTGCTGAACCCGATGCGGTTCCGGGACGTGACGCGGGCGGTGCTGGGGTCGGTGCGGGCCGACAAGGGGTTCGGCACGGGTGAACTGCTCGACCTCGGGCGGGCGATGCGGAACTTCTCGCCGTCGTCGTCGGAGTTCACGACCGTGCCGATCGGGCAGCTGGCGTACGAGGTGAAGGGCCTCGGCTCCACGGTGAAGTGGAACACCTCACAGGCCGAACGTCTCTTCCGGGCCCTGCGCGAGGACAAGCCGCTGGCCGCGCAACGGCCGAAGAGGCGGGCCGTCCCGGTGGAGGTCGCCCCGCAGCAGATCCGCGTCCAGGTGGAGAACGGCACGGCGACGGCCGACCTCGGCAAGCGCGTGGACGCTGCGCTCGCGACGGCGGGGTTCCGCACGACGGGCCGCCCGGTGGCCGCGGCGGACCGCTCCGTGAAGCGCACGGTCGTCGCCCACGACCCCGGCTGGGACCGCTCGGCGAAGTCCTTGGCAGCCGCACTCCCGGGAAGCGAACTGCGCCCGGTGAAGGGGCTGGGCCCCACTCTGAAGGTGATCGCCGGGACGGACTTCAGAAAGGTACGCAAAGTACGCGCCGAGGACCCGACCCAGGGCCAGGCGACGGTGGTACGGGGCGATGAGGCGGGGTGCTCCTAG
- a CDS encoding acyl-CoA thioesterase, whose product MTDQVTAAESGTPEIPGKPTSASRTTLSHIMTHNDTNLLGTVHGGVIMKLVDDAAGAVAGRHSGGPAVTASMDEMVFLEPVRVGDLVHVKAQVNWTGRTSMEVGVRVLAERWNESAPPTQVGSAYLVFAGVDADGKPRRVPPVLPETERDKRRNQEAQIRRTHRLARRRAIKELREKRAAEGYED is encoded by the coding sequence ATGACAGACCAGGTCACCGCCGCAGAGTCGGGCACTCCGGAGATCCCGGGCAAGCCGACCTCCGCATCCCGCACCACGCTCAGCCACATCATGACCCACAACGACACCAACCTCCTGGGCACGGTGCACGGCGGTGTGATCATGAAACTCGTCGACGACGCCGCGGGCGCGGTGGCCGGCCGGCACAGTGGCGGCCCCGCCGTCACCGCGTCCATGGACGAGATGGTCTTCCTGGAGCCGGTCCGCGTCGGCGACCTCGTCCATGTGAAGGCCCAGGTCAACTGGACCGGCCGGACCTCGATGGAGGTCGGCGTACGAGTCCTTGCCGAACGCTGGAACGAGTCCGCGCCGCCCACCCAGGTCGGCTCGGCCTACCTGGTCTTCGCCGGGGTCGACGCCGACGGCAAGCCACGCCGCGTCCCCCCGGTACTCCCGGAAACCGAACGCGACAAGCGCCGCAACCAGGAGGCCCAGATCCGCCGCACCCACCGTCTGGCCCGCAGACGAGCCATCAAGGAACTCCGCGAGAAGAGGGCGGCGGAGGGGTACGAGGACTGA
- a CDS encoding VOC family protein, which yields MARVTRLRSVVIDCPDPRALARFYAGVGGGTVDDDDPEWVVLQLPGGPRLAFQPAPGYTAPEWPRADRNSQQFHLDFDAGSTWAEVEAAQEKVLALGARLLHAEDKEDFRVYADPAGHPFCLCRIEEP from the coding sequence ATGGCCCGCGTGACCCGTCTGCGTTCCGTCGTCATCGACTGCCCCGACCCACGCGCCCTCGCCCGCTTCTACGCCGGCGTCGGCGGCGGCACGGTCGACGACGACGATCCCGAATGGGTCGTGCTCCAGCTCCCCGGCGGCCCCCGGCTCGCCTTCCAGCCGGCACCCGGGTACACCGCGCCGGAGTGGCCGCGGGCCGACCGCAACTCCCAGCAGTTCCACCTGGACTTCGACGCGGGGTCCACCTGGGCGGAGGTCGAGGCGGCCCAGGAGAAGGTGCTGGCGCTCGGCGCGCGGTTGCTGCACGCGGAGGACAAGGAGGACTTCCGGGTGTACGCCGATCCGGCGGGGCATCCGTTCTGCCTCTGCCGGATCGAGGAACCCTGA
- a CDS encoding UDP-glucose dehydrogenase family protein, with the protein MALKITVIGTGYLGATHAAAMAELGFEVLGLDVVPEKIEMLGEGRVPMFEPGLEELLRKHVAGIEGSTGRLRFTMDWAEVAEFGDVHFVCVNTPQKHGEYACDMSYVDAAVESLAKHLRGPSLVVGKSTVPVGSADRLAARILELAPGGGEVELAWNPEFLREGFAVQDTLHPDRIVVGVRSERAEKLLREVYATPIADGSPFVVTDFPTAELVKTSANSFLATKISFINAMAEVCEAADGDVAKLAEAIGHDDRIGKKFLRAGIGFGGGCLPKDIRAFMARAGELGADQALTFLREIDSINMRQRGQMVELARQALGGGPFLGKRVAVLGATFKPDSDDVRDSPALNVAGQIHLQGGQVTVYDPKGMDNARRLFPTLGYADTAIDAVRGADVVLHLTEWREFRELDPATLGEAAAARVILDGRNALDPEVWRKAGWSYRAMGRPTA; encoded by the coding sequence ATGGCCCTCAAGATCACCGTGATCGGCACCGGTTACCTCGGCGCGACCCACGCCGCGGCCATGGCCGAGCTCGGCTTCGAGGTGCTGGGGCTCGATGTGGTGCCCGAGAAGATCGAGATGCTCGGCGAGGGCCGGGTCCCGATGTTCGAACCGGGCCTGGAGGAGCTGCTGCGCAAGCACGTGGCCGGTATCGAGGGCTCCACCGGGCGGCTGCGCTTCACGATGGACTGGGCGGAGGTCGCCGAGTTCGGCGATGTGCACTTCGTCTGTGTGAACACCCCGCAGAAGCACGGCGAGTACGCCTGTGACATGAGCTATGTGGACGCGGCCGTCGAGTCGCTCGCCAAGCACTTGCGGGGGCCCAGCCTCGTCGTCGGCAAGTCGACCGTGCCGGTCGGCAGCGCGGACCGGCTCGCGGCCCGCATCCTGGAGCTCGCCCCCGGCGGCGGCGAGGTCGAGCTCGCCTGGAACCCCGAGTTCCTGCGCGAGGGCTTCGCCGTCCAGGACACCCTGCACCCGGACCGGATCGTGGTCGGCGTGCGCAGCGAGCGGGCCGAGAAGCTGCTGCGCGAGGTGTACGCGACGCCGATCGCGGACGGCTCCCCCTTCGTCGTCACCGACTTCCCCACCGCCGAGCTGGTGAAGACCTCCGCCAACTCCTTCCTCGCCACCAAGATCTCCTTCATCAACGCGATGGCGGAGGTGTGCGAGGCGGCCGACGGTGATGTGGCCAAGCTCGCGGAGGCCATCGGCCACGACGACCGGATCGGCAAGAAGTTCCTGCGGGCCGGCATCGGGTTCGGCGGCGGCTGCCTGCCCAAGGACATCCGCGCCTTCATGGCCCGCGCCGGTGAGCTGGGCGCCGACCAGGCGCTGACCTTCCTGCGCGAGATCGACTCGATCAACATGCGCCAGCGCGGGCAGATGGTCGAGCTCGCCCGGCAGGCGCTGGGCGGCGGTCCCTTCCTGGGCAAGCGGGTCGCCGTGCTCGGCGCCACCTTCAAGCCCGACTCGGACGACGTCCGCGACTCCCCCGCCCTCAACGTCGCCGGGCAGATCCACCTCCAGGGCGGCCAGGTCACGGTGTACGACCCCAAGGGCATGGACAACGCCCGCCGCCTCTTCCCGACGCTCGGCTACGCCGACACCGCGATCGACGCGGTGCGCGGCGCGGACGTCGTACTGCACCTGACGGAGTGGCGGGAGTTCCGCGAGCTGGACCCGGCGACGCTCGGCGAGGCCGCTGCGGCGCGGGTCATCCTGGACGGGCGCAATGCGCTCGACCCGGAGGTGTGGCGGAAGGCCGGCTGGAGCTACCGGGCGATGGGGCGGCCGACGGCCTAG
- a CDS encoding VOC family protein has protein sequence MAIAEVGAVVLDCPDPRALADFYARVLGGSVEEQEDWVDVKVPGAPTLSFQAAPGYVPPRWPSPEHSQQFHLDLTVEDLDAAEKEVLALGAKPLETEDRSRTFRVYADPAGHPFCLCAC, from the coding sequence ATGGCCATCGCAGAAGTGGGCGCCGTCGTCCTGGACTGTCCCGACCCCCGCGCCCTCGCCGACTTCTACGCGCGCGTGCTCGGCGGCAGCGTCGAGGAGCAGGAGGACTGGGTGGACGTGAAGGTGCCCGGCGCTCCGACGCTGTCGTTCCAGGCCGCCCCCGGTTACGTACCGCCGCGGTGGCCGTCGCCCGAGCACTCGCAGCAGTTCCATCTGGACCTGACCGTCGAGGACCTGGACGCCGCCGAGAAGGAGGTGCTGGCCCTGGGCGCGAAGCCGCTGGAGACCGAGGACCGCTCGCGGACCTTCCGTGTTTACGCCGATCCGGCGGGGCACCCGTTCTGCCTGTGCGCCTGCTGA
- a CDS encoding CGNR zinc finger domain-containing protein — translation MSERSPAPGGLELVQSLVNTLDIDSGADSLDTAEGRACFGLAEEDISDARELRESLRVALLAHAGHPPHRAATPLGELLAAGPLVVTVDAADGSAGLAATDEGSLLSRVAVVIARALGDGTWARLKACEAVDCHWAYYDRSPAGRGRWCSMQVCGARAKMRRYRAK, via the coding sequence ATGAGTGAGAGATCGCCCGCGCCCGGGGGCCTGGAGCTCGTCCAGTCCCTGGTCAACACGCTGGACATCGACTCGGGCGCGGACTCGCTGGACACGGCCGAGGGGCGGGCGTGCTTCGGGCTGGCCGAGGAGGACATATCGGACGCACGGGAGTTGCGGGAGTCCCTGCGCGTGGCCCTCCTCGCCCACGCGGGACATCCGCCGCACCGTGCGGCGACGCCGCTCGGCGAGCTGCTGGCGGCGGGTCCGCTGGTCGTCACGGTCGATGCGGCCGACGGCTCCGCCGGTCTGGCCGCCACGGACGAGGGCTCGCTGCTGTCCCGGGTGGCGGTGGTGATTGCCCGGGCCCTCGGAGACGGGACCTGGGCGCGGCTGAAGGCGTGCGAGGCGGTCGACTGTCACTGGGCGTACTACGACCGCAGCCCGGCGGGGCGTGGGCGGTGGTGCTCGATGCAGGTGTGCGGGGCGCGGGCGAAGATGCGGAGGTATCGGGCGAAGTAA
- a CDS encoding LCP family protein: protein MNDWPQAPDDNRGHRYGRGSASPQPESARVMRQVRRGQAAPPGQGYGGVPQQPSYVNGQGHGGYGDDGYDSGYNTGQVYGGGGGGRDGGGMREPRPAPNWRRRIKVTTITLVTVLVVTSVATYFWADSKLNREVDLSMVIDRPEAGEGTNYLIVGSDSREGLSDDQKKDLHTGSADGKRTDSMMILHVGSNGDTLISLPRDSNVTIPSFKGSDSGKVYQGTGRQVKLNAAYAEDGPELLVRTVESNTGLRIDHYVEIGFAGFANIVDAVGGVEIDIPQDIKDSKSGADFRKGKQTLNGQDALAFVRTRYALAGSDLDRTKNQQKFLSALANQVATPSTVLNPFKLYPTMGAGLDTLIVDKDMGLWDLASMFWAMKGVSGGDGKSMNMPISGNSANGNLQWDTAKVKTLVEQLKNDEKVTVSGN from the coding sequence ATGAATGACTGGCCCCAGGCACCCGACGACAACCGCGGCCACCGCTACGGACGCGGCAGCGCGAGCCCGCAGCCGGAGAGCGCGCGCGTGATGCGGCAGGTCCGCCGCGGCCAGGCGGCGCCCCCCGGCCAGGGCTACGGCGGGGTCCCGCAGCAGCCGTCGTACGTGAACGGCCAGGGCCACGGCGGCTACGGCGACGACGGGTACGACAGCGGTTACAACACCGGCCAGGTGTACGGCGGTGGCGGGGGTGGCCGCGACGGCGGCGGGATGCGCGAGCCGCGTCCGGCGCCGAACTGGCGGCGTCGTATCAAGGTGACGACCATCACGCTGGTGACGGTGCTGGTGGTGACGTCCGTCGCGACCTACTTCTGGGCCGACTCCAAGCTCAACCGCGAGGTCGACCTGTCCATGGTCATCGACCGGCCGGAGGCGGGCGAGGGCACGAACTACCTCATCGTGGGCTCCGACAGCCGTGAGGGACTGTCCGACGACCAGAAGAAGGACCTGCACACCGGGTCCGCCGACGGCAAGCGCACGGACTCGATGATGATCCTGCATGTCGGCAGCAACGGCGACACCCTGATCTCGCTCCCCCGCGACTCGAACGTCACGATCCCGTCGTTCAAGGGCTCGGACTCCGGGAAGGTCTACCAGGGCACCGGCCGCCAGGTGAAGCTGAACGCGGCGTACGCGGAGGACGGTCCCGAACTGCTGGTCCGTACCGTCGAGTCCAACACCGGTCTGCGCATCGACCACTACGTCGAGATCGGCTTCGCGGGCTTCGCCAACATCGTGGACGCCGTCGGCGGCGTCGAGATCGACATCCCGCAGGACATCAAGGACTCCAAGTCCGGCGCGGACTTCAGGAAGGGCAAGCAGACCCTGAACGGCCAGGACGCGCTCGCCTTCGTCCGCACCCGGTACGCGCTGGCCGGCTCCGACCTGGACCGTACGAAGAACCAGCAGAAGTTCCTCTCGGCGCTGGCCAACCAGGTCGCGACCCCGAGCACCGTCCTGAACCCCTTCAAGCTGTACCCGACGATGGGCGCCGGCCTGGACACCCTGATCGTCGACAAGGACATGGGCCTGTGGGACCTGGCGTCCATGTTCTGGGCGATGAAGGGCGTCAGCGGCGGTGACGGCAAGTCCATGAACATGCCGATCTCGGGCAACTCCGCGAACGGCAACCTCCAGTGGGACACCGCCAAGGTGAAGACGCTGGTGGAGCAGCTGAAGAACGACGAGAAGGTCACCGTCTCGGGCAACTGA
- a CDS encoding dipeptidase: protein MADLKYEADTSPEVGELDELPDPLPGAPSDSVTGPGEGTDADLLERAHALLAAHPVADGYSGLPWALRRLPWFDLELGESAVDTDVPRMREGHVGALFWALHLPDGLDGDRAVGATLDQLDLVKTVVRAHPEGLRLADNPGPVTDVRHCGRIAVLPGPAGAAALGDSLGILRSLHGLGLRALTLSGVAWASEAGLTRFGEEVLREMNRLGVLADLSGASPDTVRRACAVSKAPVLCARSAARALRPHPANLPDDLLAELGAVGGLCMVPLTAEQTGPSVRDVADHLDHVREVAGAQSVGLSGTYDAGTAHPQDLTDASCYPHLVAELLRRGWSETDIALLTWGNVQRVLREADFTAREAQRRRAPSTMKISELDG from the coding sequence ATGGCAGACCTCAAGTACGAAGCGGACACCAGCCCCGAGGTCGGCGAACTCGACGAGCTGCCCGACCCGCTGCCCGGGGCGCCGTCCGACTCCGTCACCGGCCCGGGTGAGGGCACCGACGCGGACCTCCTCGAACGTGCCCACGCCCTCCTCGCCGCCCATCCCGTCGCCGACGGCTACAGCGGACTGCCGTGGGCGCTGCGCCGCCTGCCCTGGTTCGACCTGGAGCTCGGCGAGAGCGCCGTCGACACGGACGTACCGCGGATGCGCGAGGGTCACGTCGGCGCGCTGTTCTGGGCGCTGCACCTGCCGGACGGGCTGGACGGCGACCGGGCCGTCGGTGCCACGCTGGACCAGCTGGACCTGGTGAAGACCGTCGTACGGGCCCACCCGGAGGGCCTGCGCCTGGCCGACAACCCCGGCCCGGTCACCGACGTCCGCCACTGCGGCCGTATCGCCGTCCTGCCTGGCCCGGCAGGGGCGGCCGCCCTCGGGGACTCGCTCGGGATCCTGCGCTCCCTGCACGGGCTGGGGCTGCGCGCCCTGACGCTGTCCGGCGTGGCCTGGGCGAGCGAGGCAGGACTGACCCGGTTCGGTGAGGAGGTCCTGCGCGAGATGAACCGCCTCGGCGTGCTGGCCGACCTCTCCGGCGCCTCCCCGGACACCGTGCGCCGGGCGTGCGCGGTGTCCAAGGCCCCGGTCCTGTGCGCCCGCTCCGCCGCCCGCGCCCTGCGTCCCCACCCGGCCAACCTCCCCGACGACCTGCTCGCCGAGCTGGGTGCCGTGGGCGGCCTGTGCATGGTGCCGCTCACCGCCGAGCAGACGGGTCCGTCCGTCCGGGACGTCGCCGACCACCTCGACCACGTCCGTGAGGTCGCCGGCGCGCAGTCCGTCGGCCTGTCCGGCACCTACGACGCCGGCACCGCCCACCCGCAGGACCTCACCGACGCCTCCTGCTACCCGCACCTCGTCGCCGAGCTGCTGCGCAGGGGCTGGTCCGAGACCGACATCGCGCTGCTGACCTGGGGCAATGTCCAGCGCGTCCTGCGCGAGGCCGACTTCACGGCCCGGGAGGCACAGCGGCGCCGGGCGCCGTCGACGATGAAGATCTCCGAGCTGGACGGGTAG
- a CDS encoding four-helix bundle copper-binding protein encodes MTQPQTMPAMSKEMQDCVDACLNCHSICEETMSSCMQMGGQAQMQIMRALMDCAETTRMCADMMMRRSPMSAEMCAMCAKACEMCAEACMSMPDDPQMMRCAEACRRCATTCRAMAGATM; translated from the coding sequence ATGACCCAGCCCCAGACGATGCCCGCGATGAGCAAGGAGATGCAGGACTGCGTCGACGCGTGCCTGAACTGCCACAGCATCTGCGAGGAGACCATGAGCTCCTGCATGCAGATGGGCGGCCAGGCTCAGATGCAGATCATGCGGGCGCTCATGGACTGCGCCGAGACGACCCGTATGTGCGCGGACATGATGATGCGCCGCTCGCCCATGTCGGCCGAGATGTGCGCGATGTGCGCCAAGGCCTGCGAGATGTGCGCGGAGGCGTGTATGTCCATGCCGGACGATCCCCAGATGATGCGCTGTGCGGAGGCGTGTCGCCGCTGTGCCACGACCTGCCGCGCGATGGCGGGCGCCACGATGTGA
- a CDS encoding alkene reductase → MTHTTDTTDTKAAVRTLLAPARLGRLRLPNHLVMAPLTRNRAAADGTATPLMAAYYAQRATAGLIVAEASTPNAVGQTYPNITAIHTPSHVAGWRRVTDAVRAAGGGPMFLQLQHGGRVGHPATSGLTPVSPSPVPLPETIFTPDGHRPAVVPREMTVEDIRATVADFATAARNAVAAGFEGVEVHSANGHLLHQFLAGNTNRRTDEYGGSVAGRIRFVREVVEAVAAAIGPERVGVRISPRNTVNGIDETDSDTLHPALVEALGGLGPAYLHLVYADPADPLFGRIRAAWPGTLIANPVLPELSAEAIGAESARLLAAGADLIALGRPFLANPDLVRRLALGAPLNPVRDRYLMYTGGATGYTDYPALDDQPSSASMVALDGPRVV, encoded by the coding sequence ATGACGCACACCACGGACACGACGGACACGAAGGCAGCCGTACGCACCCTCCTCGCACCGGCCCGTCTGGGCCGCCTGCGCCTGCCGAACCACCTGGTCATGGCGCCGCTGACCAGGAACCGCGCGGCTGCGGACGGCACCGCGACGCCGCTCATGGCCGCCTACTACGCGCAGCGCGCGACGGCCGGGCTGATCGTCGCCGAGGCCTCGACGCCGAACGCGGTCGGGCAGACGTATCCGAACATCACCGCGATCCACACGCCGTCGCACGTGGCGGGGTGGCGGCGCGTCACGGACGCCGTGCGGGCCGCGGGCGGCGGGCCGATGTTCCTTCAGCTCCAGCACGGCGGCCGGGTCGGGCACCCGGCCACCAGCGGACTGACCCCCGTCTCGCCCTCGCCCGTGCCGCTCCCGGAGACGATCTTCACGCCGGACGGGCACCGCCCCGCCGTCGTCCCGCGGGAGATGACCGTCGAAGACATCCGCGCCACCGTCGCCGACTTCGCGACGGCCGCCCGCAATGCCGTGGCCGCCGGTTTCGAGGGCGTCGAGGTGCACTCGGCCAACGGTCATCTGCTGCACCAGTTCCTGGCCGGCAACACCAACCGCCGCACGGACGAGTACGGCGGCTCGGTGGCGGGGCGGATCCGGTTCGTGCGGGAGGTGGTCGAGGCGGTGGCCGCCGCGATCGGGCCGGAGCGGGTGGGGGTGCGGATCTCTCCCCGGAACACCGTCAACGGCATCGACGAGACCGACAGCGACACGCTCCACCCGGCGCTCGTCGAGGCGCTCGGCGGGCTCGGACCGGCCTATCTGCACCTCGTGTACGCCGACCCGGCGGACCCGCTGTTCGGCCGGATCCGGGCCGCCTGGCCGGGAACCCTGATCGCCAACCCGGTGCTCCCGGAGCTGTCCGCCGAGGCGATCGGCGCCGAGTCCGCCCGGCTCCTCGCCGCAGGTGCCGATCTGATCGCCCTGGGCCGCCCGTTCCTGGCCAACCCCGACCTGGTGCGGCGGCTCGCGCTCGGGGCGCCGCTCAACCCGGTGCGGGACAGGTACCTGATGTACACGGGCGGGGCGACCGGCTACACCGACTACCCCGCCCTCGACGATCAGC
- a CDS encoding acyl-CoA dehydrogenase family protein, with amino-acid sequence MAGSADFDLYRPSEEHDMLRDAIRSLAEAKIAPYAAAVDEEARFPQEALDALVAGDLHAIHVPEEYGGAGADALATVIVIEEVSRVCASSSLIPAVNKLGSLPVILSGSEDLKKRYMTPLAKGDGMFSYCLSEPDAGSDAAGMKTKAVRDGDHYVLNGVKRWITNAGVSEYYTVMAVTDPTKRSKGISAFVVEKSDEGVSFGAPEKKLGIKGSPTREVYLDNVRIPADRMIGEEGTGFATAMKTLDHTRITIAAQALGIAQGALDYAKGYVQERKQFGKPIADFQGIQFMLADMAMKISAARALTYQAAAASERGDADLTYLGAAAKCFASDAAMEVTTDAVQLLGGYGYTRDYPVERMMRDAKITQIYEGTNQVQRIVMARNLP; translated from the coding sequence TTGGCCGGATCGGCTGACTTCGACCTGTACCGCCCGTCGGAGGAGCACGACATGCTCCGTGACGCCATCCGCTCGCTGGCCGAGGCGAAGATCGCGCCGTACGCCGCCGCCGTGGACGAGGAGGCCCGCTTCCCGCAGGAGGCGCTGGACGCGCTGGTGGCGGGCGACCTGCACGCCATCCACGTGCCGGAGGAGTACGGCGGCGCGGGCGCGGACGCCCTTGCCACGGTGATCGTCATCGAGGAGGTGTCCCGCGTCTGCGCGAGCTCCTCCCTCATCCCCGCGGTGAACAAGCTGGGCTCGCTCCCGGTGATCCTCTCCGGCTCCGAGGACCTGAAGAAGCGGTACATGACCCCGCTCGCCAAGGGCGACGGCATGTTCTCGTACTGCCTCTCCGAGCCCGACGCCGGCTCCGACGCGGCCGGCATGAAGACGAAGGCGGTCCGCGACGGCGACCACTACGTGCTGAACGGTGTGAAGCGCTGGATCACCAACGCCGGCGTCTCCGAGTACTACACGGTGATGGCGGTCACCGACCCGACGAAGCGCTCCAAGGGCATCAGCGCCTTCGTCGTCGAGAAGTCCGACGAGGGCGTCTCCTTCGGCGCCCCCGAGAAGAAGCTCGGCATCAAGGGCTCCCCGACCCGCGAGGTCTACCTGGACAACGTTCGCATACCGGCGGACCGCATGATCGGCGAGGAGGGCACCGGCTTCGCCACCGCGATGAAGACGCTGGACCACACCCGCATCACGATCGCCGCGCAGGCCCTCGGTATCGCCCAGGGCGCCCTCGACTACGCCAAGGGCTATGTCCAGGAGCGCAAGCAGTTCGGCAAGCCGATCGCCGACTTCCAGGGCATCCAGTTCATGCTCGCCGACATGGCCATGAAGATCTCGGCCGCCCGCGCCCTGACCTACCAGGCCGCCGCCGCCTCCGAGCGCGGTGACGCCGACCTGACCTACCTGGGCGCCGCCGCCAAGTGCTTCGCCTCGGACGCGGCGATGGAGGTCACCACGGACGCCGTCCAGCTCCTCGGCGGTTACGGCTACACCCGTGACTACCCCGTCGAGCGCATGATGCGCGACGCCAAGATCACGCAGATTTATGAGGGCACGAACCAGGTCCAGCGCATCGTCATGGCGCGCAACCTGCCGTAA